In a genomic window of Candidatus Thiothrix sulfatifontis:
- a CDS encoding ImmA/IrrE family metallo-endopeptidase: MKTEAVAGVQPALMKWARQSLGMSVEDVAARLKRPIDEVEAWEAGSSAPTYPQLEKLAYDIYKRPLAVFFLPFPPEEAAPEREFRSLPAADLQTLLPDTHLRIRRAHAYQLALKELFDNRNPVEELIWRHVILKLDAPVSAQAQAIRNALGISVDTQVGWKDEDSALKQWRQVIENAGIFVFKDSFKQKEISGFCLQDREFPLIYLNNSTTKTRQIFSLLHEFAHLLLKKNGISKFDKSYLEQLPPSEKRIEQFCNAIAAEVLIPSADFEQQIQGWSHDLDRVEEHYFAGLAKRYGVSREAVLRRFLDQNRVSQHRYEQLAKQWNNQQKKGSGGDWFSTQGAYISKRFMQEVFSRHYRQQISMEQASDLLGIKPKNFAGFEQLVLKGAAA; encoded by the coding sequence ATGAAAACCGAAGCTGTTGCAGGCGTACAGCCCGCGCTCATGAAGTGGGCACGGCAAAGCCTCGGTATGTCTGTCGAGGATGTTGCGGCACGTTTGAAACGCCCGATTGATGAAGTTGAGGCTTGGGAGGCTGGCTCCAGTGCGCCAACTTACCCCCAACTGGAAAAGCTGGCATATGACATTTATAAACGCCCTCTAGCCGTGTTTTTTCTGCCATTTCCACCGGAAGAAGCCGCACCTGAGCGTGAATTCAGAAGCTTACCTGCTGCTGACCTGCAAACCCTGTTGCCTGATACCCATTTGCGCATCCGCCGCGCTCATGCCTACCAGTTGGCATTGAAAGAACTGTTCGACAACCGTAATCCTGTCGAAGAACTCATCTGGCGGCATGTCATCCTCAAACTGGATGCGCCGGTCAGTGCGCAGGCACAAGCCATCCGCAATGCGTTGGGCATTAGCGTGGATACCCAGGTTGGCTGGAAAGACGAGGATTCCGCTCTCAAGCAATGGCGGCAAGTTATCGAAAATGCCGGGATTTTTGTGTTCAAGGACAGTTTCAAACAGAAGGAAATCTCTGGTTTTTGTTTGCAGGATCGGGAGTTTCCGTTGATTTACCTGAATAATAGCACCACCAAAACCCGGCAAATATTCAGCCTGCTGCATGAGTTTGCCCACTTGTTGCTGAAAAAGAATGGCATCAGCAAATTCGACAAATCTTACCTTGAGCAACTGCCGCCGTCGGAAAAACGCATTGAACAGTTCTGTAATGCTATTGCTGCGGAAGTGCTGATTCCCTCCGCTGACTTTGAGCAACAAATCCAAGGTTGGTCGCATGATCTGGACAGGGTTGAGGAGCATTATTTTGCAGGTTTGGCGAAACGCTACGGTGTCAGCCGCGAAGCCGTGTTGCGCCGTTTTCTGGATCAGAACCGTGTCAGCCAACACCGCTATGAACAGTTGGCTAAACAATGGAATAACCAGCAGAAAAAAGGTAGCGGTGGCGATTGGTTCAGTACCCAAGGGGCTTATATCAGCAAACGCTTTATGCAAGAGGTTTTCAGCCGCCATTATCGCCAGCAAATCAGTATGGAACAGGCTTCTGACCTTTTGGGTATCAAGCCGAAGAATTTTGCCGGGTTTGAACAGCTTGTCCTGAAAGGGGCGGCTGCATGA
- a CDS encoding site-specific DNA-methyltransferase produces the protein MTQPKLELTWIGKSHRPKLEPRILLEDPTKSHHAAARVTDHDQFDNRLIFGDNLLALRALEAEFTGKIKCVFIDPPYNTGSAFTHYDDGLEHSIWLGLMRDRLEIIRRLLSDDGSLWITIDDNECHYLKVLCDELFGRQNFVASIIWRSTDNSNNDSKQFSTDHNYILVYSKKEEWSPNKIFDDTKRSHFKNPDNDPRGAYFDGNPLNSPKPRPNLTFDLVSPSGKTIKPPKNGWRWSRETIAEKILSGEIRFTADESNIRRRTYLLDMKGLPPSTLWAELEKTGHNRQAKYELKNLFPDTNVNDLFGTPKPERLLGQILEIATNPGDWVLDSFAGSGTTGAVAHKMGRKWIMVELGDHCHTHIIPRLQKVIDGSDQGGISKAMDWAGGGGFRYYKLAPSLLERDRWGNFTINPDYNAAMMSEALCKQHGYTYAPSETVFWQQGYATERSFLYATTQNLSFEQLQALAEEVGEHRSLLIIAAAWRGTSGEEASRRWPNLTLKKIPNSILNLCEWGKDDYSLNVANLPMAQPVDEPTPVGRASARQVGLKSDPQQDNTSGTQASLFGEGETP, from the coding sequence ATGACCCAACCCAAACTCGAACTCACTTGGATCGGCAAATCCCACCGCCCCAAACTCGAACCGCGCATCCTGCTGGAAGACCCCACCAAATCCCACCACGCTGCCGCCCGCGTGACCGACCACGACCAGTTCGACAACCGCCTGATTTTCGGGGATAACCTGCTGGCCTTACGCGCTTTGGAAGCCGAGTTCACCGGCAAGATCAAATGCGTGTTTATCGACCCACCGTACAATACCGGCAGCGCGTTTACGCATTACGATGACGGGCTGGAACATTCCATCTGGCTGGGGCTAATGCGTGACCGCCTCGAAATCATCCGCCGCCTACTTTCCGACGACGGCTCGCTGTGGATTACCATCGACGACAACGAATGCCACTACCTCAAAGTCCTCTGCGACGAACTCTTCGGTCGCCAAAACTTTGTCGCATCAATCATTTGGAGGTCAACTGATAACAGCAACAATGACTCCAAGCAGTTCTCAACAGATCACAACTACATCCTAGTGTATTCAAAAAAAGAAGAATGGTCCCCAAATAAGATATTTGATGACACTAAGCGTAGCCATTTTAAAAATCCTGATAATGATCCTCGTGGGGCATATTTTGATGGCAATCCATTAAACTCACCGAAGCCTAGACCTAATTTAACTTTTGATTTGGTTTCGCCTAGTGGAAAAACAATTAAACCACCTAAAAATGGATGGCGTTGGTCAAGGGAAACAATTGCAGAAAAAATATTATCAGGAGAAATTCGTTTTACAGCCGATGAAAGCAATATTAGAAGAAGAACTTACTTGCTAGATATGAAGGGGCTTCCTCCATCAACACTTTGGGCGGAACTTGAAAAAACTGGGCATAATAGACAAGCAAAATATGAGTTGAAAAATTTGTTTCCAGATACAAATGTTAATGACCTTTTTGGAACGCCAAAACCAGAAAGACTCTTAGGACAAATTTTAGAAATTGCGACGAATCCGGGGGATTGGGTGCTGGATTCGTTTGCGGGGAGTGGCACGACCGGCGCGGTAGCGCACAAAATGGGGCGCAAGTGGATCATGGTGGAACTGGGCGACCATTGCCACACCCACATCATCCCCCGCCTGCAAAAAGTCATCGACGGCAGCGACCAAGGCGGCATCAGCAAAGCAATGGACTGGGCGGGCGGCGGCGGATTCCGCTATTACAAACTCGCCCCCTCCCTGCTGGAGCGCGACCGCTGGGGCAATTTCACCATCAACCCCGACTACAACGCCGCGATGATGAGCGAAGCCCTGTGCAAACAGCACGGCTACACCTACGCCCCCTCCGAAACCGTGTTCTGGCAACAAGGCTACGCCACCGAACGCAGTTTCCTCTACGCCACCACCCAAAACCTGTCCTTCGAGCAACTGCAAGCACTCGCGGAAGAAGTCGGCGAACACCGTTCCCTGTTGATCATCGCCGCTGCATGGCGCGGCACCAGCGGCGAAGAAGCCAGCCGCCGTTGGCCTAACCTCACCCTGAAAAAAATCCCCAACAGCATCCTCAACCTGTGCGAATGGGGCAAGGACGACTACAGCCTCAACGTCGCCAACCTGCCGATGGCGCAACCCGTGGATGAACCCACGCCTGTAGGTCGGGCTTCAGCCCGACAAGTCGGATTAAAATCCGACCCACAACAAGACAATACCAGCGGCACACAAGCCAGCTTATTTGGGGAAGGGGAAACACCATGA
- a CDS encoding DUF4411 family protein → MIYVFDTSSLSKLKHFYPGVFKSVWQGLEDLIQRGELISTREVWKEMERGNSDQYTNEWFKNHKEIFTMPTAAELQFVAEIFTIQHFHMLIGEQQRLKGTPVADPFVIACAKIQGGTVVTEEQLKPNAAKIPNVCEHFKIPCINLETFMQHQGWSF, encoded by the coding sequence ATGATCTATGTGTTTGATACCAGTTCACTCAGCAAACTCAAACATTTCTACCCCGGTGTATTCAAATCTGTCTGGCAGGGCTTGGAAGACCTGATCCAGCGTGGTGAATTGATTTCTACCCGCGAAGTCTGGAAAGAAATGGAGCGGGGCAACAGCGACCAGTACACCAATGAATGGTTTAAAAATCATAAAGAAATCTTCACCATGCCCACGGCTGCCGAGCTTCAATTTGTGGCAGAGATTTTTACAATCCAACATTTCCATATGTTGATTGGGGAGCAACAGCGGCTCAAGGGCACACCTGTTGCTGACCCGTTTGTGATTGCCTGTGCAAAAATTCAAGGGGGTACGGTTGTGACCGAAGAACAACTCAAACCCAATGCGGCGAAAATCCCGAATGTTTGTGAACACTTCAAGATTCCCTGCATCAATCTGGAAACGTTTATGCAGCATCAGGGCTGGAGTTTCTGA
- a CDS encoding DEAD/DEAH box helicase family protein, which translates to MTRQQTLHEINTSLSLRPPQAESLQKLATALETAPAMNQTGERDLNGILASLQAQFPTLADFEREFPSLCFALATGVGKTRLMGAFITYLHQAYGINNFFVLAPNLTIYNKLIADFTPNTPKYVFKGIHHFVFQPPEIITGENYDYRAAQVQSSLLSPVTINIFNIAKINSEVRGGKEPRIKRMKEVLGDSYFNYLATLPDLVLLMDESHRYRASAGVRSINELKPLFGLELTATPFVETSRGPVPFKNVVMDYPLARAMADGFVKEPAVVTQRGFNAADHNPEDIERIKLEDGIRLHEITKVELITYARENGVAIVKPFMLVIARDTTHAAQLLTTVQTLFEGRYQGKAIQVDSSKSGAEEEEMITRLLAVESVNEPTEIVIHVNMLKEGWDVTNLYTIVPLRAANARTLIEQSIGRGLRLPYGKRTGNDAVDRLNIVAHDRFQEIIDEANKGDSPIRLQRIILDAPTPDDKKISIEIPSNVGVIIDDTNYFKIQRLAENAATIPTHEPLFKTEAERTTARVVAEVAANYAAKRDFVPTSNALLKADVQQAIAAAVRERMTPQQGALFTADYAADLAAIVAKTTTVMVQQTIDIPRILVNPTGEVETGFHPFKLDVSGLHLQPGDRELVGQMLRTHEQFHLKAAAGKQEERLEDYIVFALLDHDDIDYFSQKEILYDLAGQMVQHLRSYLSEDEAHNVLNKDRKLIAREIHAQMLKHFWEKASGYEVQVSRGFTPLKSCNFTANANQPPRSYRETVTETGKIKQMLFGGFEKCLYPLQKFDSDTERRFAVLLERDAQKWFKPAKGQFQIYYKLGTEQPEYVPDFVAETDNVIFMVETKAKTDMEAPDVQAKADAARRWCSHASDYAREQGTKPWRYLLIPHDEVREDRQLTDFRRFQ; encoded by the coding sequence ATGACACGCCAACAAACCCTACACGAGATCAATACCAGCCTCTCCTTGCGCCCACCGCAAGCCGAATCGCTGCAAAAGCTGGCAACCGCGCTGGAAACTGCCCCCGCCATGAACCAAACGGGCGAACGTGACCTCAACGGCATTCTGGCAAGCCTGCAAGCGCAGTTCCCTACGCTGGCAGATTTCGAGCGCGAATTCCCCTCACTGTGTTTCGCGCTGGCAACAGGTGTCGGCAAAACCCGCTTGATGGGCGCGTTCATCACCTATTTGCATCAGGCTTACGGCATCAATAACTTCTTCGTGCTTGCGCCGAACCTCACGATTTACAACAAGCTGATTGCCGATTTCACCCCGAATACGCCCAAATACGTGTTCAAGGGCATCCACCATTTCGTGTTCCAGCCGCCGGAAATCATCACGGGCGAAAACTACGACTACCGCGCCGCACAAGTGCAAAGCAGCCTGCTGTCACCCGTTACCATCAATATTTTCAACATTGCCAAGATCAACTCGGAAGTGCGCGGTGGCAAAGAACCGCGCATCAAGCGCATGAAAGAAGTGCTGGGCGACAGCTATTTCAACTATCTGGCAACGCTGCCCGACCTCGTGCTGCTGATGGATGAATCCCACCGCTACCGTGCCAGTGCCGGAGTGCGTTCCATCAACGAACTCAAACCGCTGTTTGGGCTGGAACTCACCGCCACCCCCTTCGTGGAAACCAGCCGTGGCCCCGTGCCGTTCAAAAATGTTGTGATGGATTACCCCTTAGCGCGGGCAATGGCAGACGGCTTTGTGAAAGAACCCGCTGTTGTCACCCAGCGCGGATTCAATGCCGCTGACCACAACCCCGAAGACATTGAGCGCATCAAGCTGGAAGACGGCATCCGCCTGCACGAAATCACCAAGGTGGAGCTGATCACTTACGCCCGCGAAAACGGCGTTGCCATCGTCAAACCGTTCATGCTGGTCATCGCCCGCGATACCACCCACGCCGCGCAATTGCTCACAACAGTACAAACCCTGTTCGAGGGGCGTTACCAAGGCAAAGCGATTCAGGTGGATAGCAGCAAATCCGGCGCGGAAGAAGAGGAAATGATCACCCGCCTGCTGGCAGTGGAAAGTGTCAACGAACCTACCGAAATCGTTATCCACGTCAATATGCTCAAAGAAGGCTGGGACGTGACCAACCTCTACACCATCGTGCCCTTGCGTGCCGCCAACGCCCGCACCCTGATTGAGCAATCCATCGGGCGCGGCTTGCGCCTGCCCTACGGCAAACGCACGGGCAATGATGCCGTAGACCGCCTCAATATCGTCGCCCACGACCGCTTTCAGGAAATCATCGACGAAGCCAACAAAGGCGACTCGCCGATCCGTCTCCAGCGCATCATTCTGGATGCTCCCACGCCCGACGACAAAAAGATCAGCATCGAAATTCCGTCCAATGTTGGTGTTATTATTGACGATACCAACTATTTTAAAATCCAGCGGCTGGCTGAAAATGCCGCTACCATTCCAACCCATGAACCCCTGTTCAAAACCGAAGCCGAACGTACAACCGCCCGTGTCGTCGCCGAAGTCGCTGCCAACTACGCCGCCAAACGCGATTTCGTCCCCACCAGCAATGCCCTGCTCAAAGCAGACGTGCAACAAGCCATCGCCGCCGCAGTCCGCGAACGCATGACCCCCCAACAAGGCGCACTCTTCACCGCTGACTATGCCGCCGACCTCGCCGCCATCGTTGCCAAAACCACCACCGTCATGGTGCAACAAACCATCGACATCCCGCGTATACTGGTCAACCCAACCGGCGAAGTTGAAACCGGCTTCCACCCCTTCAAACTGGATGTGAGCGGCTTGCACCTGCAACCGGGCGACCGCGAACTGGTCGGGCAGATGCTACGCACCCACGAACAATTCCATCTCAAAGCCGCCGCTGGCAAACAGGAAGAACGGCTGGAAGATTACATCGTATTCGCCCTGCTGGATCACGACGACATTGATTACTTCAGCCAGAAAGAAATTCTCTACGACCTTGCAGGACAGATGGTGCAGCACTTGCGTTCTTACCTGTCCGAAGACGAGGCGCATAATGTACTGAACAAAGACCGCAAACTGATTGCCCGCGAAATCCATGCGCAAATGCTCAAACATTTTTGGGAAAAAGCCAGCGGTTACGAGGTGCAAGTCAGCCGTGGTTTTACCCCACTAAAATCCTGCAACTTCACCGCCAACGCTAACCAGCCGCCGCGCTCCTACCGCGAAACCGTGACGGAAACTGGCAAGATCAAGCAAATGCTGTTTGGTGGCTTTGAGAAATGTTTGTACCCTTTACAGAAGTTTGATTCCGACACGGAACGCCGTTTTGCGGTGCTGCTGGAGCGTGACGCGCAAAAATGGTTCAAGCCCGCCAAAGGGCAATTCCAGATTTACTACAAGCTGGGGACAGAACAGCCGGAATACGTGCCGGATTTTGTCGCTGAAACGGATAACGTGATTTTTATGGTGGAAACCAAGGCAAAAACCGATATGGAAG
- the dinD gene encoding DNA damage-inducible protein D: MPKNLPTAVAQSFEDIKQTNEHGAEYWSARDLQNLLGYSQWRRFEDVIKRAITSCKESGNPSEHHFADVGKMIELGKGGVREVDDYHLSRFACYLIAQNGNPQKSEIAYAQRYFAIQTRKQELSEQLAADLERLELRKQTAEEFKALSGAAQQAGVQNRMFGVFHDAGYKGLYGGMGKADIQAYKKIPDKHQLMDRMNATELAANQFRMTQTRDKLARDAINNQQHAIKTHEQVGKEVREAIKRIGGTPPEHIPPAEHIKDVEKRVKQSTPKMELDQRDAGGLLGGGTNSDHE, encoded by the coding sequence ATGCCAAAAAATCTACCTACCGCCGTTGCCCAATCTTTTGAAGACATCAAACAAACCAACGAACACGGTGCTGAATACTGGAGTGCCCGTGACCTGCAAAACCTGTTGGGTTACAGTCAGTGGCGACGCTTTGAAGATGTTATCAAACGTGCAATAACTTCTTGTAAAGAATCAGGAAACCCATCCGAGCATCATTTTGCCGACGTTGGCAAAATGATAGAGCTTGGCAAAGGTGGCGTGCGCGAAGTCGATGATTACCACCTCTCCCGCTTTGCCTGCTACCTTATTGCTCAAAATGGCAACCCGCAGAAGTCAGAGATTGCCTACGCCCAACGATATTTCGCCATCCAGACACGCAAGCAGGAACTCAGTGAACAGCTCGCGGCTGATCTTGAGCGGTTGGAACTGCGTAAGCAAACAGCGGAAGAATTCAAGGCCCTTTCCGGTGCTGCGCAACAGGCAGGTGTGCAAAATCGCATGTTCGGCGTGTTTCATGATGCGGGCTACAAAGGTCTGTATGGTGGTATGGGGAAAGCCGATATTCAGGCATACAAGAAAATTCCCGACAAGCATCAATTGATGGATCGAATGAACGCCACTGAACTTGCCGCTAACCAGTTCCGTATGACACAAACCCGTGACAAGCTCGCCCGTGATGCTATCAACAACCAGCAACACGCCATCAAAACCCACGAGCAGGTTGGCAAAGAAGTCCGCGAAGCTATCAAGCGTATCGGTGGCACACCACCAGAACACATCCCGCCAGCGGAACACATTAAAGATGTTGAAAAGCGGGTCAAGCAGTCCACTCCCAAAATGGAGCTTGACCAACGGGATGCAGGTGGTTTATTAGGTGGTGGCACAAATAGCGATCACGAATGA
- a CDS encoding DEAD/DEAH box helicase: MRLTPHQSQYYAWQLTRHAASNSLESLAPTLVNAQIDLNPHQVEAALFAYENPLSKGVILADEVGLGKTIEAGLVIAQRWAERKRRILIIVPANLRKQWHQELQDKFGLPCLLLESKNYNTLQKAGTRHPFDNTDHIIIGSYQFAKSKAKDVKAVDWDLVVMDEAHRLRNVYKTGNVIARTLKETLAHVHSKILLTATPLQNSLLELYGLVSLIDDRVFGDLESFRTQFGQANRETTLQNLRNRISPFCKRTLRRQVQQYVPYTKRIPILEEFTPTQDERDFSNLVAEYLRRPKLQALPDGQRQLISLVLWKLLASSTHAIAGALETMANRLQATLDDPDKLDSTLLDDDYEALDETAEEWDDEDQINDKPLNVREAIQQEMGELRLFKEKADQIRDNSKGQALLLALGKAFKELERLGAAKKAIIFTESKRTQSYLQNLLRDTSYGAGLVLFNGTNSDTQAQQIHKAWTQRHAGTDKVSGSKTADTRAALVDYFREEGSVMIATEAGAEGINLQFCSLVINYDLPWNPQRIEQRIGRCHRYGQKHDVVVVNFVDLSNEADKRVYELLAQKFQLFEGVFGASDEVLGAIGSGIDFERRIARIYQTCRKPEEIRSSFAALQQELAGEISEAMTQTRQLLLENFDEEVHAKLKKHADDSQTILSRYERMLMDFTSTALATHAEFSGDNGFNLQSLPTSALQGQVPLGRYELPRRSGEAHLYRLGHPLAEWLLAQAKKIHLPPARLRFDYAAYGARLATLENFRGTSGILQVRLLTVSALAQEEQHLLVAAIDRNGNILELDDPDKLLRIPAMVMATPIDLPDSPLLQHDLEQRKNALLREINDRNLSYFDQEVQKLDGWADDLKLGLEQEIKDIDREIKEVRRTAAIAPTLDEKLHWQKRQRELETKRSKSRRELFRRQDDIDEQRNELITELEDRLQQRVEEQVLFTIAWELV, from the coding sequence ATGCGACTGACTCCTCACCAATCCCAATACTACGCATGGCAACTCACGCGCCATGCCGCCAGCAACTCCCTAGAATCCCTTGCCCCGACCTTGGTGAACGCCCAAATCGACCTCAACCCGCATCAGGTTGAAGCTGCCTTGTTTGCCTACGAAAACCCTTTATCCAAAGGCGTGATCCTCGCGGATGAAGTCGGTTTGGGAAAAACCATCGAAGCGGGACTAGTCATTGCGCAACGCTGGGCAGAACGCAAACGCCGGATATTAATCATCGTCCCCGCCAACCTACGCAAACAATGGCATCAGGAGTTACAGGATAAATTCGGCTTGCCTTGCTTGCTGTTGGAAAGCAAAAACTACAACACCTTGCAAAAGGCGGGTACTCGGCATCCGTTTGATAATACTGACCACATCATTATCGGCTCTTACCAATTTGCCAAAAGCAAGGCTAAAGACGTAAAAGCGGTAGATTGGGATTTGGTGGTGATGGATGAAGCGCACCGCCTGCGCAACGTTTACAAAACCGGGAATGTCATTGCCCGCACCCTCAAGGAAACATTGGCGCATGTCCATTCCAAAATCCTGCTGACCGCCACTCCGTTGCAAAATTCCTTGCTGGAACTGTATGGGCTGGTCAGCCTGATTGATGATCGGGTGTTTGGTGATTTGGAGAGTTTCCGTACTCAGTTTGGACAAGCCAACCGCGAAACGACGCTGCAAAACCTGCGTAACCGTATCAGCCCGTTTTGTAAACGCACCCTACGGCGACAAGTCCAGCAATACGTTCCTTACACCAAACGCATTCCGATTCTGGAAGAGTTCACGCCGACACAGGATGAGCGGGATTTTTCCAATTTGGTTGCCGAGTATTTGCGCCGCCCCAAGTTGCAAGCCTTGCCTGATGGTCAACGCCAACTGATTTCACTGGTGTTGTGGAAACTGTTGGCCTCGTCTACCCATGCGATTGCGGGCGCATTGGAAACGATGGCAAACCGTTTGCAAGCCACACTGGATGACCCGGACAAGCTGGATTCAACGCTATTGGATGACGACTATGAGGCACTGGATGAAACCGCCGAGGAATGGGATGACGAAGACCAGATAAACGACAAGCCACTCAACGTCCGCGAAGCTATCCAGCAAGAAATGGGAGAACTACGCCTGTTCAAGGAAAAAGCCGATCAGATTCGTGACAACAGCAAGGGACAAGCCCTGTTGTTGGCACTGGGTAAGGCATTCAAGGAACTGGAACGCTTGGGTGCGGCAAAAAAAGCCATCATTTTTACCGAATCCAAACGCACCCAAAGCTACCTGCAAAACCTGTTACGGGACACCTCTTACGGTGCAGGCTTGGTGTTGTTCAATGGTACGAACAGCGACACCCAAGCCCAGCAAATCCATAAGGCATGGACGCAACGTCATGCCGGTACGGATAAGGTTAGCGGCTCGAAAACGGCAGATACCCGTGCCGCGCTGGTTGATTACTTCCGCGAAGAGGGCAGCGTGATGATTGCCACCGAAGCGGGGGCGGAGGGTATCAACCTTCAGTTCTGTTCACTGGTGATCAATTACGATTTGCCGTGGAATCCCCAACGCATTGAGCAGCGCATTGGGCGTTGCCACCGTTACGGGCAAAAACACGATGTCGTGGTGGTCAACTTTGTCGATTTGAGCAATGAGGCCGATAAGCGTGTGTATGAATTGTTGGCGCAGAAATTCCAGCTTTTTGAAGGTGTTTTCGGTGCTAGTGATGAAGTGTTGGGCGCAATTGGTTCGGGTATAGACTTTGAACGCCGCATTGCCCGTATCTACCAAACGTGCCGCAAACCGGAAGAAATTCGCAGCAGCTTTGCCGCACTCCAACAAGAATTGGCAGGTGAAATCTCGGAAGCGATGACACAAACCCGCCAGTTGTTGCTCGAAAACTTTGATGAAGAAGTCCACGCCAAACTGAAGAAACACGCGGATGACAGTCAGACCATCCTCAGCCGTTACGAGCGGATGCTGATGGATTTTACCAGTACCGCACTCGCTACCCACGCTGAATTCAGTGGTGACAACGGTTTCAACCTGCAAAGCCTGCCTACCTCGGCCTTACAAGGACAAGTGCCACTCGGACGTTATGAATTGCCACGCCGTTCCGGGGAGGCGCACCTCTACCGTTTGGGGCATCCACTGGCGGAATGGTTGCTGGCTCAAGCCAAAAAAATCCATTTGCCACCTGCCCGTTTGCGTTTTGATTACGCAGCGTATGGGGCAAGGCTGGCAACACTGGAAAACTTCCGTGGTACGAGTGGCATTTTGCAAGTGCGGTTATTGACGGTTTCCGCACTGGCACAGGAAGAACAACATTTGCTGGTGGCGGCGATTGACCGTAATGGCAATATATTGGAACTGGATGACCCCGACAAACTGTTACGCATCCCGGCAATGGTTATGGCGACACCGATAGATTTACCTGACAGTCCATTGCTGCAACACGACCTTGAACAACGTAAAAATGCCTTATTGCGTGAAATCAACGACCGCAACCTGAGCTATTTCGATCAGGAAGTGCAAAAGCTCGATGGCTGGGCGGATGACCTCAAGCTGGGGCTGGAGCAGGAAATCAAGGATATTGACCGCGAAATCAAGGAAGTGCGCCGTACCGCTGCGATTGCGCCTACACTGGATGAAAAGCTGCATTGGCAGAAACGCCAGCGCGAACTGGAAACCAAACGTAGCAAGTCCCGCCGTGAGTTGTTCCGGCGGCAAGATGACATCGACGAACAGCGTAATGAATTGATCACAGAACTGGAAGACCGCTTGCAGCAGCGGGTGGAAGAACAGGTGTTATTTACGATTGCGTGGGAGTTGGTGTAG